One Mucilaginibacter ginkgonis genomic region harbors:
- a CDS encoding asparagine synthetase B — protein sequence MDEAQKDHLKSYGIAFWVLKNGQELNWLLNYRGGSFMTGYAKNIEDECKIRGVSYEVLADAKANSVLAEINDPSANMDVVKLEKAPHVAVYSPKSKLPWDDAVTLVLKYAEIPYDVLYDEEVIRGDLPKYDWLHLHHEDFTGQYSKFYAAFRTTPWYVDDVKGQEAMAHKLGFKKVSQMKLAVAQHIRDFSAGGGFLFAMCSGTDTFDIALAAANTDICEPMFDHDPAAPDAQQKLDFGQTFAFQNFYLDQNPMSHIFSNIDDTYTRRVNREEDFFTLFDFSAKWDVVPSMLTQNHDKVIKGFMGLTTAYNKSVLKPGVTVMGEMKTANEARYIHGEYGKGQWTFYGGHDPEDYQHSVGDPPTDLKLHPNSPGYRLILNNVLFPAAKKKKQKT from the coding sequence ATGGACGAGGCGCAGAAAGATCACCTCAAGTCTTACGGTATTGCTTTTTGGGTGTTAAAGAACGGGCAGGAATTAAACTGGCTGCTTAATTATCGTGGCGGCAGTTTCATGACGGGATACGCCAAGAACATAGAAGACGAGTGCAAGATACGCGGGGTAAGCTACGAGGTTTTAGCCGACGCAAAGGCCAATAGTGTTTTAGCAGAGATCAACGACCCCTCTGCCAATATGGATGTAGTGAAGCTGGAAAAGGCACCACACGTGGCCGTGTATTCGCCTAAAAGCAAATTGCCGTGGGACGATGCCGTTACCCTGGTATTAAAATACGCCGAGATACCCTACGACGTTTTGTATGACGAAGAAGTGATACGCGGCGACCTGCCCAAATATGATTGGCTGCACCTGCACCACGAAGATTTTACCGGGCAGTACAGCAAGTTTTACGCGGCTTTCAGGACAACGCCCTGGTATGTTGACGATGTAAAAGGGCAGGAGGCCATGGCGCATAAACTGGGTTTCAAAAAAGTATCGCAAATGAAACTGGCCGTAGCACAGCACATACGCGATTTTTCCGCCGGCGGCGGATTTCTGTTTGCCATGTGCAGTGGGACAGATACCTTTGACATTGCGCTGGCTGCTGCGAATACGGATATTTGTGAGCCCATGTTCGACCATGACCCGGCTGCGCCTGATGCACAACAAAAACTGGACTTCGGTCAGACTTTTGCTTTTCAGAATTTTTACCTGGATCAAAATCCTATGTCGCATATCTTCAGCAACATCGACGATACCTACACCCGCCGTGTGAACCGTGAGGAAGACTTTTTCACGCTGTTCGATTTTTCGGCCAAGTGGGATGTGGTGCCAAGCATGCTTACCCAAAACCACGATAAGGTGATCAAAGGCTTTATGGGCCTGACAACCGCTTACAATAAATCTGTTTTAAAGCCCGGCGTTACCGTAATGGGCGAAATGAAAACCGCCAACGAAGCGCGCTACATCCACGGGGAATATGGCAAAGGCCAGTGGACGTTTTACGGCGGCCATGATCCCGAAGACTACCAGCACAGCGTAGGCGACCCGCCGACTGATCTGAAATTGCACCCCAACTCGCCCGGCTACCGCCTTATTCTGAACAACGTTTTGTTCCCCGCAGCGAAGAAAAAAAAGCAGAAAACGTGA
- a CDS encoding putative porin, translating into MLKKCSYLLVLLLTLTALRSVGQSTYPGTPPGTQPTNYGRDTVKSKPKLTDEQLMDTLRAKEDRKKDTVIFSAKFIRVTSERLLNDSTQVFPLDTTLRNFENYSPLYQVTSPRIGLGSVGLAQRPLLFEPPKTLGFDIGQHAYDPYLLTPNDILYYRARVGFTNLYLISGGKSEQIFKVIHSQNVKPNWNVGVNYSTIGSRGFYARQNVSNTNLAFFTWYESKNKRYNLLGNIIYNNHKAPVNGGVVNQAIFGSPDGTTTANALEKSAEPVKLNTASDAVISTGFYLKQFYYIGRLDNLRKGSDTSKVLPTNRVAYTLSYTSTQYKFLQNETDQYRVFPDYFYSATNSRDSLRINHLQNDFNYSFYLRGKSDSFVKNELKVDLGLTQDLYHYTQNVLDSVINQFGTKIPLSVKKGQNDFQNITLKARLGYRFSDRVGLDANLQQVAVGYNFGDYLYDARINLYGGSKAGRVFFEGYSQSNRAPLVFTNWISNHYNTVGYSFKNQKINNVAFNYINDKLRFNLKAEYFLISDYLYFTATNGGIDAHPAQEAGPISLLKISAGKDLTFGHWHFDNYAVYQKTDKQPLLRTPEVYAYTSLYYSKLLFNILNSSVGFNVRYNTKYLAPSYAAGLSQFYNGQDVTFNSYPIASVFFKATLIRTNIFAQYDYANQGLFSNGYYTVNRYPGQQSLFKFGVSWTFYN; encoded by the coding sequence ATGCTTAAAAAGTGCAGTTATTTATTGGTGCTATTGCTTACCCTTACTGCCCTAAGGTCGGTAGGGCAATCAACCTATCCGGGTACGCCGCCGGGCACCCAACCTACTAATTATGGCCGCGATACGGTTAAGTCAAAGCCCAAACTGACTGACGAACAGTTGATGGATACCCTGCGCGCCAAGGAAGACCGTAAGAAGGATACCGTAATATTCAGCGCTAAATTTATACGTGTTACCAGCGAACGGTTGCTTAACGATAGTACACAGGTTTTTCCGCTTGATACTACACTAAGAAACTTTGAGAATTACAGTCCGCTTTACCAGGTTACCAGTCCGCGCATTGGTTTGGGCAGTGTGGGGTTAGCGCAGCGGCCATTGTTGTTCGAGCCGCCTAAAACTCTAGGATTTGATATTGGGCAGCATGCGTATGACCCTTATCTGCTTACTCCAAACGACATTTTATACTACCGGGCGCGTGTGGGTTTCACCAATCTCTATTTGATATCGGGCGGCAAGTCCGAGCAGATATTTAAGGTAATCCATTCACAGAATGTGAAGCCTAACTGGAATGTTGGTGTAAACTATAGCACCATAGGTTCACGGGGTTTTTATGCGCGGCAAAACGTCAGCAATACCAATCTGGCGTTTTTTACATGGTACGAGTCTAAAAACAAACGCTATAATTTGTTGGGCAATATCATCTATAATAACCACAAGGCACCTGTAAACGGCGGAGTGGTTAACCAGGCAATATTTGGATCGCCCGATGGTACCACCACAGCTAACGCGCTTGAGAAAAGCGCCGAGCCGGTTAAGCTGAACACCGCATCAGATGCGGTGATCTCTACAGGGTTTTACTTAAAACAATTCTACTACATTGGCAGGCTGGATAATCTGCGCAAAGGTTCAGATACTTCTAAGGTGCTGCCTACAAACCGCGTGGCCTACACGCTTAGCTATACCAGCACCCAGTATAAGTTTTTGCAAAACGAAACCGACCAGTACCGCGTATTTCCGGACTATTTTTACAGCGCCACCAATTCGCGCGATTCATTGCGGATCAACCATCTGCAAAATGATTTTAACTATTCGTTCTACCTGAGAGGCAAGTCTGATTCGTTTGTGAAAAACGAGCTAAAGGTAGACCTGGGGCTTACCCAGGACCTTTACCATTACACACAGAATGTACTCGATTCGGTGATCAACCAATTCGGGACGAAGATTCCGCTCTCTGTCAAAAAAGGCCAGAACGATTTCCAAAATATTACCTTAAAAGCCAGGCTTGGCTATCGCTTTAGCGACCGTGTTGGGCTCGACGCAAACCTGCAGCAGGTTGCCGTGGGTTACAATTTCGGCGATTACCTGTACGATGCCCGGATCAATCTTTATGGCGGAAGTAAGGCAGGGCGCGTATTCTTCGAAGGGTATTCGCAAAGCAACCGTGCGCCATTGGTATTTACCAACTGGATAAGCAACCATTATAATACCGTTGGTTACTCTTTCAAAAATCAGAAGATCAATAACGTCGCGTTCAATTACATCAATGATAAGCTACGATTTAACCTCAAGGCCGAGTATTTCCTCATCAGCGACTATCTTTATTTTACAGCCACTAATGGCGGTATAGACGCGCACCCTGCCCAGGAAGCCGGACCTATTAGTTTGCTGAAGATAAGCGCCGGTAAAGATCTTACCTTTGGCCACTGGCACTTTGACAACTATGCTGTTTATCAGAAAACGGATAAACAACCGCTTTTACGCACGCCTGAGGTCTATGCTTACACCAGTTTGTATTATAGCAAGCTGTTGTTCAATATCCTCAACTCGTCTGTTGGTTTTAATGTGCGGTACAATACCAAATACCTGGCACCGTCCTATGCTGCCGGGTTAAGCCAGTTTTACAACGGGCAGGATGTTACCTTTAATTCCTATCCTATCGCCAGCGTTTTCTTTAAAGCAACCTTGATACGCACCAACATTTTTGCGCAATATGATTATGCTAACCAGGGCTTGTTTAGTAATGGGTACTATACAGTGAACCGCTATCCCGGTCAGCAATCATTGTTTAAGTTTGGTGTCAGCTGGACTTTTTATAATTGA
- the lpxK gene encoding tetraacyldisaccharide 4'-kinase: MKYLRYLLWPFSLVYGAIVVIRNWFYDAGWFESTSFDLPLITVGNLAVGGAGKSPMTEYLIALLKSNYKVATLSRGYGRQTTGFIIADRDSNAHEIGDEPAQFKQKFPNIIVAVCESRVSGVERLKDDHQVILLDDAFQHRALKAGLNILLFDYNKLHGPQLMLPAGDLREPTSGKMRADILIVSKCPPGMNAAEQESIAARLKPYPKQHLFFTSIAYQALFGFGDSQQATLKVGSTVFLLTGIAGSAPLVKHLQDAGCNAVHHKYADHHTFTLKNITKLVDDFNASASADKLIITTEKDAERLKRPEILELLKNLPVMVQPIGVQFLNNEGAAFNNLIENYVRKYTTHSGIH; the protein is encoded by the coding sequence ATGAAATACCTGCGCTATTTACTTTGGCCATTTTCTTTGGTCTACGGCGCAATTGTGGTTATCCGCAATTGGTTTTACGATGCGGGGTGGTTTGAGAGTACGTCCTTTGATCTGCCGCTCATTACGGTTGGTAATCTTGCTGTTGGCGGAGCCGGTAAGTCGCCGATGACGGAGTACCTGATCGCGCTGCTAAAATCAAACTATAAAGTTGCCACGTTAAGCCGCGGTTACGGCCGACAAACAACAGGCTTTATCATTGCCGATAGGGACAGCAACGCACATGAAATTGGAGACGAGCCGGCGCAATTCAAGCAGAAATTTCCGAATATCATCGTTGCGGTATGTGAAAGCCGGGTGTCAGGTGTTGAGCGTTTGAAGGACGATCATCAAGTAATTTTATTGGACGATGCTTTTCAACACAGGGCATTGAAAGCCGGACTTAACATTTTGCTGTTCGACTATAATAAATTGCATGGGCCACAACTAATGTTGCCTGCCGGAGACCTGCGTGAACCCACGAGCGGTAAAATGCGGGCTGACATTTTGATTGTAAGCAAATGCCCTCCAGGAATGAATGCAGCAGAACAGGAATCTATCGCGGCCAGGCTGAAACCTTACCCAAAACAGCATTTATTTTTTACGTCTATTGCGTACCAAGCCTTATTCGGTTTTGGAGATTCTCAGCAGGCGACGTTGAAGGTCGGCAGTACAGTCTTTTTGCTGACAGGCATTGCCGGATCGGCCCCACTCGTAAAGCATTTACAGGACGCAGGTTGCAACGCGGTCCATCACAAATATGCCGATCATCACACCTTCACCTTAAAAAATATCACTAAACTTGTCGATGATTTTAATGCCTCGGCATCGGCTGATAAATTAATTATAACGACAGAAAAAGATGCCGAGCGGCTTAAGCGGCCCGAAATATTAGAACTGTTAAAAAACCTGCCGGTAATGGTTCAGCCTATTGGTGTGCAGTTTTTAAATAACGAAGGTGCTGCTTTTAATAATTTGATAGAAAACTATGTTAGAAAATATACAACGCACAGCGGCATACATTAA
- a CDS encoding purine-nucleoside phosphorylase: MLENIQRTAAYIKSRIGDFEPEVGIILGTGLGGLVDEIAIEKQLLYPNIPDFPISTLEFHSGRLIFGTLSGKKVIAMQGRFHYYEGYNMQQIIFPVRVMKALGIKTLFVSNASGALNPDFIKGDLMIINDHINLQPTNPLIGANEDELGPRFPDMSEPYQQNLIQKGIEVAKNNNINCHTGVYVAVTGPSLETRAEYRYLRIIGGDAVGMSTAPEVIAANHMGLPVFAISVLTDEGFPDTLKAVSIDEIIAVAQTAEPKMTLILKELIAGLDA, encoded by the coding sequence ATGTTAGAAAATATACAACGCACAGCGGCATACATTAAAAGCCGCATTGGCGATTTTGAGCCCGAAGTGGGCATTATTTTAGGAACGGGGCTTGGTGGTTTAGTTGACGAGATAGCAATTGAGAAACAATTACTATACCCTAATATCCCGGACTTTCCCATCTCAACCCTCGAATTCCACTCGGGCAGATTGATCTTTGGTACTTTGTCAGGTAAAAAGGTGATCGCCATGCAGGGGCGCTTCCACTACTATGAAGGCTACAATATGCAGCAGATCATTTTCCCGGTGCGGGTGATGAAAGCGCTTGGTATTAAAACGCTTTTCGTGTCTAACGCCAGCGGCGCGCTCAACCCCGACTTCATAAAAGGCGACCTGATGATCATCAATGATCACATCAACCTGCAGCCTACCAATCCGCTTATTGGCGCGAATGAAGATGAATTAGGCCCGCGTTTTCCGGATATGAGCGAGCCCTACCAACAAAACCTGATACAAAAAGGCATCGAAGTAGCCAAAAACAACAATATCAACTGCCACACGGGCGTTTATGTTGCGGTTACAGGTCCGAGCCTTGAAACACGTGCCGAGTACCGTTATCTGCGCATTATTGGTGGCGACGCCGTAGGCATGAGTACCGCGCCTGAGGTAATTGCGGCCAACCACATGGGCTTGCCGGTTTTTGCGATATCGGTTTTGACAGATGAGGGTTTCCCTGATACGCTGAAGGCGGTATCCATTGATGAGATCATTGCTGTTGCACAAACCGCCGAACCAAAAATGACATTGATACTTAAAGAACTGATCGCAGGGCTTGATGCTTAA
- a CDS encoding peptidylprolyl isomerase, with translation MSKAIIKTEKGDMTVEFYDQDAPNTVKNFLDLAKSGFYNGVTFHRVIPNFVVQGGDPTGTGAGGSGKRIDCELTGGNQYHDRGVLSMAHAGRNTGSSQFFICHSRDNTAHLDRNHTCFGKVVENVEVVDQIRQGDKITGVEVIEG, from the coding sequence ATGAGCAAAGCAATAATCAAAACAGAAAAAGGCGACATGACCGTTGAATTCTACGATCAGGATGCCCCTAATACCGTTAAAAACTTTTTAGACCTGGCTAAAAGCGGGTTCTACAATGGCGTAACGTTCCACCGTGTGATCCCTAATTTTGTTGTACAGGGCGGCGACCCAACAGGTACAGGCGCGGGCGGTTCTGGCAAACGTATTGATTGCGAATTAACAGGCGGTAACCAATATCACGATCGTGGTGTGCTGTCAATGGCACACGCGGGCCGCAACACCGGCAGCTCACAATTTTTTATCTGCCATAGCCGCGATAATACAGCCCACCTTGACCGCAACCATACTTGCTTTGGTAAAGTGGTAGAGAACGTCGAAGTGGTTGACCAGATCCGCCAGGGTGATAAAATTACCGGCGTTGAAGTTATAGAAGGATAA
- a CDS encoding DUF5606 family protein: MNIHGIVAVSGKPGLWRAIAQNKTGFVLESLDAAKTKLVVNTATAKLAALDEITIFGNEDDIKLTDVLEKMKSTTDIPDPKADGNKLRAYFYEVAPDHDESRVYSSDIKKVISWFGILKDHPGFNEAANDDAPVAAEEPAVEIPAEKIAEPAAAEAKPKAKKAAAKK, from the coding sequence ATGAATATACACGGAATAGTTGCCGTATCGGGAAAACCCGGTCTTTGGCGGGCCATTGCGCAAAATAAAACCGGCTTTGTTTTAGAAAGCCTTGATGCGGCTAAAACCAAATTAGTAGTTAACACAGCTACAGCGAAGTTAGCTGCGCTTGACGAGATCACTATTTTTGGTAACGAAGACGACATTAAACTGACCGATGTGTTAGAGAAAATGAAGTCGACCACTGATATTCCAGACCCTAAAGCCGACGGAAACAAGCTGCGCGCTTACTTCTACGAAGTTGCCCCCGACCATGATGAAAGCCGGGTTTACAGTTCTGACATAAAGAAGGTGATCAGCTGGTTTGGCATCTTAAAAGATCATCCCGGTTTTAATGAGGCAGCAAATGATGATGCACCGGTTGCTGCTGAAGAGCCTGCTGTCGAAATACCTGCTGAAAAAATTGCAGAACCTGCTGCAGCTGAGGCAAAGCCGAAGGCTAAGAAAGCGGCTGCTAAGAAATAG